The Epinephelus lanceolatus isolate andai-2023 chromosome 19, ASM4190304v1, whole genome shotgun sequence DNA segment CATCAGACCCATTCAGAAACATACCTTTCTTAAGTCATCTCTGGCATTTGCCCTCTGTCCATAATTTCCAAACTTGCTTTGGTTAATTAGCATAGCTGCCATAACTTTTTccacttaaaggaatagttcttACATTctgaaaaatacacatatttgcTTTCAAGTGGGATAAAGATCTGAGAAAATCGATACCTACTACTTTCACTACTAGTGCTTCAATTTGAAAGCGAagaagcatatttcccaaaatgtcacacaGTTGCTGTTAACAAAAAAGTTTGAGGCTGAGGAAACACATGCTACACCTCTCTTCTCCCATTTCCCCCATGTATATGATTTTCCTTTCCATTTTCCAGTCTCATTAAATAGCCAAATGCAGAGTGCATTCTTTCAACATCTGAGAAGCTGTGATTAATGCCAAGTCTCCTCTGTGTATAAAAATACGAGCCTACATAGTTTCTCTGGTCGTCTCTTTTCTCGTGTCCCCTCCCTCTGTAGAGGTCAGTTGCAGTTGAGTCTATGCTTGTGTTTCTCATATTCTCAGATTCACAGTGTTTGAAAACGTCTTCAGGAGGAACACTGCATTCCCATGATCATTAATCACAAACAGGGGTGTGTCTaagatttgaggacattggagACTTAGCCCAGACCTCTGTGGGGGGATTTTTAAAagaacaagctctattttgatgcctTTTATGCATTTTGGCAACTTACTTACCAGATTAATTATGAATTGTTGATGattgtgatgttaaaaatattAGTAGTTGTCTAAACTAATCACAAAAACTGTGTGATAGTTTGTACTGACAGTAGAATACTTTGATAATTTCATCACCAGATGCAAGGATCCCAAATACACCCTGAATTCATAtgttatgaaaaaaagttaatCATGCACATTAAGAGGCAATTTTCCAATATTAGTCTTAAAAAGTCACAGCTATTTATGGTATTAATATACCCTTAAAATAGCCTAATAGTTCAATCTTttggcaagaaagtgaataagcatATTTTTTTCGTGATAAGACTTTCATAGCCTACCTGTACATGAAGCTACAGACACAAAGgctggaaaaagaaagaaacagataGCCTGGCTCTGCCCAAAGCTAACAAAATCCACCTTCAAGTAACTCTTAAAATAACTTATTaacatgctgtttttgtttccccCCTACCTCCAGTCTATATGTCAGACTAAGCTAAGCAGTTCCTGGCTGTCCTGGACAAATATCTATTCTTTCTGCTGTGTAACAAGTAACAGATGTCTGGTAACTTAAGCCTCTGTGTTATAGCTTGTGTCTCAGCAACAGTTGGATTTTCTCCAtctgcctcttcttcttcttcccgcTCATCTCCAGCCTCCAGCAATCTCATCCCCTCACTGAGGTCACCGTGGTGTCAAAGGTCAACAGAGGGGTCGCTGGGTTTAGCAGACTGTGCTGTTGTGGCAGGCCTGAGGTCACACTTGGCATgtaacagacacaaagacaggcTACTATGATGACTTGATGTGTTAATCTGTTTACGGGGTCCTAAAATTAATGCTGTGGTAGGTaacagtttacatttttttgctgGTATAGCAACCAAAAAATAAGTATCCTTGTTTAATGGCCAAGGATGAGCGAGATAGGCTTATTGCAATTTCAAAATCATTCGATTCTCTCCTTGAGGTTTTCCTTGGTTAACAACTTAATTTTAGCGTTAGCCATTGGATCCCTACAAGTTTCATGAGTATACCTTTATTTTGTTGGCTTTAAGACAAAATttaatacaaaatgtgaaatttaaaaaaaataaaaatcactttgAGAGTTAGTGCACTGAATTTTCATGAACTTAAGCTTTATTCAAAGAGCCAAACTAATTAAATGTATATATTATaaccctctctgtgtgtgtgtcttttgtagCATTTGTTTGACTGTTACCAGCAGTCGATACAGactattaaaatatttttataatattgTCTTGTCTATTTTATACTGATGTGTTTCATAATTAATTCCTTGCACTTTTAGCCTCGTTGATCTTTTTGATTTCAATTGTTATTATCTTATTTCTTTTATGTGAGATTTCTCTGAAAATCTAAGCAGAACAATCTCTCTTTTTGTTCAGTAAtgttaatatttttgtgttttgttcccTTTCCAAATCAACTTTTCTTTGGCGTACGCCTGCAGTACCACCTCCTCTCCATTAGGTGTCGCTACTGTTCTATACAAACGTCtgtgtcttcttctctctgcctctcttggCTCACAGCACGGAAGTTTTATAACAGCTGAGTTATGTACACAGCAGTCTCACCATGAGCTAATGTTATTTTCCATTTAAAACTTAAAGTTTAAGCTTCACAACAGCCAACAAAATGGTAAACCTCGGTCTCACCAAAGTGGACGACGCTCTGGCAGCAAAACACCCGGTGGgttctttgtttttaacttttgttcCTCATCTCTGCATCCTGCTGATCTCTGGAGGACACTGACATTCAAATGAATGAGCTGCTGCACACATTGTAACCTTTGCAATGTGATGGAAATTGGATAGACATGTTTAATTGTTTATACAGGGTAAATCATGTAGGTAAAGCTGTTGTGGTTTGTTTTCTCATTTTGTCTTTCAGGGTTTACAGAGTTATGCTGCCTGTCAGTCTCATGCCTTCATGAAGGGGACTGGGACCTTTATACTTGGTGAGTGATGATATGTAATATTTCCACACAGCAAAATACACtttcttgtctttttatttattctatcaACATCAATGAATTgtcatacattataaaataacaaAGATATTGGACTTATATCTATTTTTACACTCTCTCTTTCAGTGCTTTTAAGTAAGTAACTGAACTAATGAATCTATGAGGTAATTTTACAGAGCTAAATTCCTTCGCGTCTGTAGACAAATACTAAGTAAGAAGAAGTGAAGGAGACCAATAAAATTGCAGACACAATATTATTTTGACCAGTGTTAACCACAGGAGGGAGCTGTATTTTGCAAATGTTTCTGGTACCAATAAAGCAGTGTGTTTGGTGCACACTGAACTCACAGAGTGATGACAGTTTTATAGTACATACATTATTTGTAAACGATCTATGAAAATACACAAGACAGCCAGCTGAAAATGTGAGTTTGGCCTATTACAGTGAAGTGTAACATGATGAACTTCAGACATCTGTGATTTCACATATCGTACCCTTAGCAGGTATTATACtatttaaagtttattgacATTGGAAGAAGGACATTAGGACAtggaaatgtttgtgtttttgtccataTTGCTGTTTACTGCAATATCCTGACACTGGTTATTGTTGGCGGATACTGTCATTGCTGCTATAATCCTATTTTCCACTGCAGGATCTTTAGCTGCAATCTGGAAATTATGGACATGTACACCAATTTCATCCTGAAAAACTTCTAGGACTGTGCACACATCACATGCAGGTGCATGGGTATTGGAAATTTGTACAGATGAAAAGAGTAAAGCCTGCAGCTTAAATCCAAACCATAATAGACAAAGTTTTGATCCTAGTTGGACCCGGAGATGGAAAAGCGAAACAAAAAGTGTAGGTGCAAGAGGACGATAATGTTACAAAAcctgtgaaaaaataaaaatgagtgtTATTGATATGGAATAAGTCACagaaatgtttatgtttatcaTTGTTGCTCCTTAGATGTGCCCATGACATGTGTCCTGTGTTGCTTTTACAGGTGCTGGTGGTTTATTTGCCATTCAGAAACTTCTTCAGAAGAGGCTGCCTTATCCTCTTCAATGGAACCTGCTCATTTCAATAGGtgagaaataaaacatgaacttAACATAGACTGTTAAGTCACTCATACTTCCCCCCCACCTTACCTCTCTACTCTCTTTAACCTTGCCTCCTTATTGTCTCTCAGTGGCATCCTCAGTGGGAAGCTATGCAGTGACTCGCTGGGAAACGCAGAAATGCTCAGATCTCTGgttgctgctggaaacaggcaaagttCCAGACAGATCGCCACCGCAGGGTGAGTCCAGTGTGCGGCTGCAGACCTGCTCGCCACCCCTCATGGCTCAAAATTATGTAATGTGGATGTGTATGTGGCAGCAACTGTCTTCTATCATCTTTAAATAGAAAGCAAAAGTTTTATGGAGCAGATTTATCAATGTCAGCTCTGTTCCTCAGTCATGATGAACCGAATGAAGACAGATTTTAAtgctgtccatctgtctgtttgtctttcaGTGTCTCAACCAGAGGTACCAAAGGGACCTGAGAAGACAAAATATGGCGATGTGATGGAGTGAAGTTTTAAATGAATTGTGTATCTACTGTATATAACTACACATTTTCAGAAAATGTACCCTGGTGGAGATATTCAGACAAGCTGGGATGGTGCTGGTCGTGAGATAGTTCACACTGTTTAATTGCatcccagttttttttttccacctccaTTTTTGCACCACATAAATGAAGTGCcatttttttccagtttcaGAGTTTGTGGAGCTTTTGAATTTCATAACAGCATTACTGTGTGGATAAACAGATGAGTTTCCCAAATCAGAGGTCAGTTATTAGTCGGGGTTTTTAGGAGGAATCCCATGTTAAGCTTGTGATCCGGTATTATTTTTTggatgtgtttgtttgacatgCAACAGAATTAATGCGGCACTACCAAAACCAGCCACTAGTTGTCACTGTATACCTCATGGGATCAGCAAAGCTGTATGTTGTACTCATTGGTGAGTGAACCAAAGTGGTACATGACCAGTCTCTGTTTTCAAGCTATCTAACTGGCTATGACAGTTTTAATCATATGCTTTGGACAACAATAACTGATatgatttatttatctttttaaagaGATCAGCATTCGTAGCTATTTAATAAAATGCTCTGGGCAGCAGTGTAATCCACATGAAATCATTTACTGTTGTTGCTTTAATCACTGCATGTTCATTCATCAGTATTCAGTTCAGCGATGCTGTAATGAACCCTGCAATGTCAGGATGACTAAATATTAATCCTGTTTGGATTTATGTCAATTTTGCATCTGtgcataaataaattatttgagGTTAGGTGCTAATTTAGAGTGCACATGAGCAGTGGGTTTGAATATGAAAAAATGGGACAAAACATGTAGATGCCATTGCAAATAGTCACTGGATTTAGTCAGAAGTAAACGTGTTCTCCTGTGAGAGTCTATCTCCATCCTGCTGAAAGCTGCCTTCTGATTATTTTACTCATGAATTTGCTTTATGAAGACATAAAAAGATTCACATACCCAGCCtttatcatgtttatttttttgttattcagaagtaaaaagttattttaaaaaaagaatacagaACATATTGCCAACATACTTTATACTACATATGCTGTATATTTAGACATCTGGTTCTGATTTCTTTTGAGTTTGACTTGACTTACTGCAAGTTGCTTTGGACAAAAGTGTCAGTTGAATGAATTATCATGTAATTTGTTAGTAATGCTGACATATAGAGTTTAAAGACACCACACTAATTCATCCTCCCCTcatccacatacacacaaacacccacatgtTCATGCTTTTAACAGAGCTAGAGGGGAAAATAGGACACTACACcatgaaaacagaagtgcagCTGGTGATTTGGCTTGTATTGACATGTCATGATGCTTTATTGGAATTGCATAGAAGGGTGTTGAAAATAACAAGTATtgtcaagaccaagaccagaccagaccagtgcAAGTCCCACATTGCATGACACCATAAAATGTGTTACGTGCAAACAATTGGTGCTCCTCAAATTAATCTGAACGATCcacattttcataaaaacacctacagaaaacaaatgaagattctTCTtcatcatactgtgtgtgtatgtatgagtgTACCATGAGAAGTGTCTTGataaaatatccaaaaggcatTGCAGAGGTGATTTTATGTATGGGAAATTCCCTTTGTGAGcaaacaaatacagacactAAGGAGCTGAAATCAACATAACCATCATTTTTCACcactgctttttttctttaaattattgCCCTTACCAACAGTGAGCAGGCAATTaacactgcaaaacaaaatTGCCTGGAGAGTAGGTTTTACCCAACATAAATGCACACATGGATGAAGATTCATCATACAGCATGAGAAGACACACAGCTACCCATGCATACACCCTCCATGGACATAATTATACACATCCAACCATACACACACGTAAACATTactcacatacatacatattacacatatacGTACCTGTACACACAAATATATGCATGTGAATCTACAAAGAATTAACCTCAAAATGATAACTAAAAAAGGGTTTTCTAACCAAGGTAATCAGCACTCCTTTTTTACTCAGGAAATTTATAATATCCCTGCAGTTGAGGTCTTCTTGACCggtcttaaaataaaatttccGACTCTCTTGTTGTCCAAGACTGAGACAAAACTTTGTTAAAatgtgattgattgataaaactGAGACCTTTAAAAAGTGGTCTAGGGACCAATCCCAAGTATAACAACACTGAAAATTACTAAACAgagattttaaaaagtgataTGAGCCACACACTGCTTCATAGACATGTACCATACACAGGGGGAGATAAAGCTGATCCTGCCATGGAAAGTACTCAGATTCCATTTCcatatcatataaaaaacacagagacatgCAAAATTATGATTTCACATGGTTGAATGTTGACTAGAGGCCAAGTTTGGAAGGTTGAAAATGGCTCTTAGGGCATTTTCATGAgatctttcattttaaaattgtaCATAAAAGTGTAGAAATCTCTAATAACATTTAGGCTGTCGATACAGACTAATTTTGTGTTCATAAAACAAGGAAAATGTGCCTATCATTACATTCTGCTTTTCTTGGGCCTCCAGTTTATATGCACAGCTAAAGTAGTTTGTGTAATAAGGTGCTAATGACGTTAATTCTGCACCATGCAGTGCAGGTCATTGAAACAATGGAGTCTTTCAAGCTTTAACGCTTCCAGTGAATGCAGCGTCCAAAGTCCAGCTTTTGATTAATGGaaaacaatccaaagacattCTGAGAGCTAAAACCACAAGCTCATATCAGCgggaaacatttttacagtgtgtgtaaaagaaaaacgTCTCCCAATAGAGGCAATCTGAATGACGGAAGATAAGATTttaatgttcctttttttttccctctccatcTTTGTGCAGGCTGAATCCTCCCCCACTCTCGCTTCCCCTCGCTCTCGTCCTCCCACTGTAATTCAAATCTGATTTAACACCTCTGAGATATGAAGGTTTTGAATTCCTTTTCAGTGTCTATCTCCATCCAAAAAAAAAGCAGGCTCCATGAACTGAATAAGCTTTCAAATCATTTGTCACATGCACACTGATACTGCTAAAGGGACTcaagagaaacagagagcaaACAGGAGATAATGAGTGAGGGagaagtgagtgtgtgtgtgtgtgtgtgtgtgtgtgtgtgtgtgtgcaagcgtGTTACATGAGAGCACTGGCTGTCCAGTGGAGCCGAGGATCTGTACATgtccaataactcaaacaaaCAGTGGTATGGACTGGCCTTTTGGCACGCTCTGCGACCACTGGCACGGTTtctgaagtgtgtgtgagtgtttggcAGCGGTACATGTGCGTGAcatgagaaagagagatgagGAGAGCAGGAGTGAGCCCTCAGTTGTCTGACCCTGTGAGTCGAATGATCACACTGAGCCGGGCTGCGACTGGACAGTGAGTGTTCTCCTCTTTCTTACAGTTTCTGTCTTCCTTAGGTTATGTAACAGGCAAGCCTGAGATGCAAGTCCTAAAAAAGccccaaaacaaaaatatttcaagcttctttttttaaaaaaatcgtAGCCCCACATTGGGTGAGGCTAATCACCATAGATCTAAATCTATACTCTGAAACACTATGTATTTGAACATGTGCTCTATTTTGCCCTCCTCTACAGCCCCGAGTCAAAGTCAATTGCCACAAATTGATGTGTTGACAAGAACAACTGGTGTGTGATTGACTGTCAGAGCGAGGGGGAACACATATGTTTGCTGTGAGGGCATTTATTGATTGTGTGGCCTCTTCTCTCATACAGAAAAATGTACAGAACATTTGGTGATAGGGAAACATGTGATTCAATACCTGGTCTGACAGGTAAGATAACAGAATAACACCTACGAGGCAGTTGGGAAATTACAGGGAGTCCTTTGTGAGAGTGTGACAGCATCTTAACACTAATCAGTGCTAAA contains these protein-coding regions:
- the tmem141 gene encoding transmembrane protein 141; protein product: MVNLGLTKVDDALAAKHPGLQSYAACQSHAFMKGTGTFILGAGGLFAIQKLLQKRLPYPLQWNLLISIVASSVGSYAVTRWETQKCSDLWLLLETGKVPDRSPPQVSQPEVPKGPEKTKYGDVME